DNA sequence from the Chitinophaga flava genome:
CTGCAAAAGCATTCTCCAGCATCAGATCACCCTGACGATCTACGATACGCCTTACTTTGGCGAGATAGTTGATTACGTTTTCGGAGCCTACCAGGTAGCCCACCCGGAATGCGGGAGAAATAGCTTTGGTAAAAGATCCGCCATACAGCACCATCCCGGCTTTGTCTGCACTGGCCAGTGGCGCCAGCGGTTTACTGAGATAATGGAAATCGTAGTCATAATCATCTTCAAAGATGATAAACCCGTATTTTTCGGATAGCCGTAACAGTTGCAGGCGTCTGTCTGCCCGCAGCGCCACCGTAGTGGGATAATGGTGATGGGGAGTAACATACACCATCCTTATATTTTTCTGCTTGCAGAGTTGTTCCAGTGCATCTGTATCCATACCGTATTCATCTACGGGCATGGTGTGCAGTTGAGCGCCGGCCTGTATAAAATTAGCGCTGGCGCCACCCCATGACATACTACCGCTCACCACATGGTCCCCTTTAGCTACCAGGCCGGTAGCTACCAGAAAGAATCCCATAATGGTACCTCTTACAATCAGGATATTTTCGGCCGTAGTATGCAGTCCACGCGTTTCGTTGAGATAAGCTGACAGCTCCTGACGCAATCGGGAAGCACCCGTGGTATCACCATAGCCCAGCCGTACATAGGGATTACCATGCAGCATCTGGCCGCGGTAGTTACGAGTCAGCTCTTCTACCGGCGCCAGCCGGGAATCGGGGAAACCGTCATCCAGGTGAAGGTGGCTGGTAGCTTTCAACACAGGACGCTCAAGATGTGGCGCCACCGTGAAGCTGAAACCAGCTGTCCGCTGCGGGTTAAAGGAAGCAGATTTATTATCTGTAAGTGTTTGAACCTCTGTACGGGGCAGATGTCTGGCCACGAAAGTACCGCTGCCGGTATGGCTTTCCAGCCAACCCTGGGCCAGCAACTCATCATAAGCTCTCACCACGGTTTTACGGTGTACCTGTAACATCTCCGACATCTCCCGGCTGCTGGGCAAGCGCTGCCCTGCATTCAACGGCCCCGTCCGGATAAGCCCCATCAGCTGATTGGCCAACTGAAGGTATACCGGCTGCTTATCCTGCTTGTCTAGACATAACAATGAAAAAATTGGACTACCCATTTTATCTGAATCGGATGATAATATCGAGCCGATAAAGGTACAACTTTGTAAAAAAACAACCGATAATGAATCCCATTCCGCCACACCTCACTCCCAGCAGATACCCTAAAAGGGCCGACTATGACCAGCAAACGATCTATTCCATCCTGGATGAAGCACTGGTTTGCACTGTCAGCTTTGCTGTTGACAACAAACCGTTCTCCATTCCTACTGCTTTTGTCCGTCATGAAAATAAAATTTACATACACGGCTCTGTAGGCAGCCATTTCATCCGTGAGATAGAAAAAGGACTACCGGTATGCATCACTGTCACCTTGCTGGATGCCATCGTAGTCGCCAAGTCCGCCTTCAACCATTCCGTTAACTACCGCTCGGTGGTCATTTTTGGTACTCCTGAGAAAATCGAGGATACTACCCGGAAAACACAGGCCTTCAAATGGCTCACGGAAAAATTTGTG
Encoded proteins:
- a CDS encoding pyridoxamine 5'-phosphate oxidase family protein, coding for MNPIPPHLTPSRYPKRADYDQQTIYSILDEALVCTVSFAVDNKPFSIPTAFVRHENKIYIHGSVGSHFIREIEKGLPVCITVTLLDAIVVAKSAFNHSVNYRSVVIFGTPEKIEDTTRKTQAFKWLTEKFVPNSWDYLRPFNESDNRKTTILAFSLDEASAKIRTGMPGEDENKDLPIWSGIIPIETRRLAPITEEECSAGIPLPPHLTGTMM
- a CDS encoding aminotransferase-like domain-containing protein, which gives rise to MGSPIFSLLCLDKQDKQPVYLQLANQLMGLIRTGPLNAGQRLPSSREMSEMLQVHRKTVVRAYDELLAQGWLESHTGSGTFVARHLPRTEVQTLTDNKSASFNPQRTAGFSFTVAPHLERPVLKATSHLHLDDGFPDSRLAPVEELTRNYRGQMLHGNPYVRLGYGDTTGASRLRQELSAYLNETRGLHTTAENILIVRGTIMGFFLVATGLVAKGDHVVSGSMSWGGASANFIQAGAQLHTMPVDEYGMDTDALEQLCKQKNIRMVYVTPHHHYPTTVALRADRRLQLLRLSEKYGFIIFEDDYDYDFHYLSKPLAPLASADKAGMVLYGGSFTKAISPAFRVGYLVGSENVINYLAKVRRIVDRQGDLMLENAFAELLHTGVIHRHLRKSLRLYRERRDLFCELLRTELGSDLSFQVPVGGMAVWTGFDRGINLEKLAEKALQKGLYMYDGHSFNRADPTLNHTRLGFASSSPSELEQAVGIIKKIIANK